A single window of Raphanus sativus cultivar WK10039 unplaced genomic scaffold, ASM80110v3 Scaffold3662, whole genome shotgun sequence DNA harbors:
- the LOC130506786 gene encoding S-adenosylmethionine synthase: METFLFTSESVNEGHPDKLCDQISDAVLDACLEQDPDSKVACETCTKTNMVMVFGEITTKATVDYEKIVRDTCRSIGFISDDVGLDADKCKVLVNIEQQSPDIAQGVHGHFTKRPEDIGAGDQGHMFGYATDETPELMPLSHVLATKIGAKLTEVRKNGTCRWLRPDGKTQVTVEYYNDNGAMVPVRVHTVLISTQHDETVTNDEIARDLKEHVIKPIIPEKYLDDKTIFHLNPSGRFVIGGPHGDAGLTGRKIIIDTYGGWGAHGGGAFSGKDPTKVDRSGAYIVRQAAKSVVANGMARRALVQVSYAIGVPEPLSVFVDTYGTGLIPDKEILKIVKETFDFRPGMMTINLDLKRGGNGRFLKTAAYGHFGRDDPDFTWEVVKPLKWDKPQA; encoded by the coding sequence AGATCTCTGACGCAGTCCTCGATGCCTGCCTTGAGCAAGACCCCGACAGCAAAGTCGCCTGTGAGACTTGCACCAAGACCAACATGGTCATGGTCTTCGGTGAGATCACCACCAAGGCCACCGTCGACTACGAGAAGATCGTCCGTGACACTTGCCGCTCCATTGGGTTCATCTCTGATGATGTTGGTCTCGACGCTGACAAATGCAAAGTCCTTGTCAACATCGAGCAACAGAGCCCTGACATTGCTCAAGGTGTTCACGGTCACTTCACCAAGCGACCAGAAGACATTGGTGCTGGTGACCAGGGTCACATGTTTGGGTACGCCACTGACGAGACCCCTGAGCTCATGCCTCTGAGCCACGTCCTTGCTACCAAGATCGGTGCTAAGCTTACCGAAGTGAGAAAGAACGGAACTTGCCGTTGGTTGAGACCAGACGGCAAAACCCAAGTCACTGTCGAGTACTACAACGACAACGGCGCTATGGTTCCAGTCCGTGTCCACACCGTCCTCATCTCAACCCAGCACGATGAGACCGTGACCAACGACGAGATCGCACGTGACCTCAAGGAGCACGTGATCAAACCAATCATCCCAGAGAAGTACCTGGACGACAAAACCATCTTCCACCTCAACCCATCAGGCCGGTTCGTGATCGGTGGACCACACGGTGATGCCGGTTTAACCGGACGTAAGATCATCATCGACACCTACGGAGGATGGGGAGCTCACGGAGGAGGTGCTTTCTCAGGGAAAGACCCGACCAAAGTCGACAGAAGCGGAGCTTACATCGTGAGGCAAGCCGCGAAGAGTGTGGTTGCTAATGGAATGGCTCGTAGGGCTCTTGTCCAGGTCTCCTACGCCATTGGAGTTCCCGAGCCGTTGTCTGTCTTCGTTGACACTTACGGAACTGGGTTGATTCCAGACAAGGAGATACTGAAGATCGTGAAAGAGACCTTCGATTTCAGACCAGGGATGATGACGATCAACTTGGACTTGAAGAGAGGAGGCAATGGAAGGTTTTTGAAAACGGCGGCGTATGGGCATTTCGGAAGGGACGACCCTGACTTCACCTGGGAGGTCGTGAAGCCACTCAAGTGGGACAAACCTCAGGCTTAA